Below is a genomic region from Treponema sp. OMZ 798.
GCAAAGGCTTCGGATAGGTACTCTTTTGTAGTACTGGACTACATAAACGAAAACCTTACCGATATCTTAACCGAAGATAATGGGGAAAGAAAGATCCTTCCTGCTCTTGCCGAGTCTTGGACGCATAATGACGATTATACCGAATGGACCTTCAAATTGCGTGAAGCTTATTGGTCTGACGGCGTAAAGATAAGGGCTGAAGATTTTGTGTACAGTATTCGCCGTATCATCAATGCCGAATCTGCCTCTCCCATGGCAATGTACTACGACTATATTAAAAATGCTCAAGCAATTTTAAAAGGAAAACTGGATTATTCCGAAATAGGCATCAAGGCGCTTGACGAAAAAACTCTTCAAATTGTAACTGAAAATCCCATAAAAAACCTTCATGAATTTGCTGCAAAAATTCCTCCCCAGAGGGAAGATATTATAAACCAATTCGGATTATCCTACGGCAGTGAGGCCGAAAAAATAATTTGCAGCGGGGCCTTTAAGGTAAAAAGCTGGGTGCACAACAGCAAGATAGAGCTTGTTAAAAACGAAAAATTTTGGAATGCCGAAAGGGTAAAAATAGATGCTCTTACATTTAAAATAATAAATGAAGAAAATGCCGGCCTCGGCGAACTTTTAAACGGAAGCATCGATATTGCAAATGCTTATTCCATAAGCTGGATAAACAAGCTAAAGAAAGAAAACCGCTTTGCCGAAATACACGGAGTTGACAGCCGCGTTCAATATATTTTTATGAACCAAAAGGATAAGTTATTTTCAAATAAAAAAATTCGTCAAGCTCTTTCGGCAAGTCTTGAGCGCAAAGAAATTTGCACGGACTTGTTTGACGATATCTATAAGCCAGCTTACGGCTTTGTCTCGATTGCAACCGAGCTTGAAGGTAAAAATTACCGAAGTCTTGCAGGCGAGCCTATTCAAGAATTGATAAAAAAAGTACCTGATCCTAAAGCTCATTTTATTGAAGGTTTAAAAGAGCTGGGGCTTGGGGATGATCCTTCAAAGATAACGATTTCGATAATGTTCCCATCACATGAAAGTTCTAAATTCAATGAATATCTGCAAAACCGTCTTTCAAGCGTACTTGGAGTAAATGTAGAGCTTGATAAAATCGAGGGAACGGTTTTTAAAAAACGGAATAAGAGCTTGGACTATCAAGTCGGCTTTAAATCGTGGGGAGGCGGCATTGATACACCTGCCAGATATTTGGACCTTTTTTTACCCGGAAACAAAATTGTTCCGATAGGCTGGGAAAATAAGGAGTATGTTGATTTGGTGCAAAGGGCAAAAAAAAGCTCCGATTTTGATGAACAGTTGGAATGTTTTAAAAAAGCGGAAATGATTTTATTGACTGAAGAATGCGGAATTGCTCCTTATGCAAACCAGACCTACAATATCTTTATGCAAAAAAAATTAAAAGGAGTTAAACAGTTCTATCCCGGAACTTACAACCTAAAGTACGCCTTTGTTGAAGAATAAAACTAAGTCTTAGATATAAAATAAACCGCTTACAAGGTCTTATCTTGTAAGCGCTCTTCAATTTTTAGCCGCTTGATTATAACGCGACCTTATTATTCTAAAATTTATTCGTAAAACTACAAACTTTAAACTAGACAAAAGCTATAAAATGAGCTAACATATTGGTATATAATCAACACATGGAGGCTTATGTTGAAAACGAAGTATATCGATTTGCCTACAATGGCAAAGTATCTTAAATCTGTCGGTGCCGAAACTGTTATTAAGAGGCTTGTTCCTTATTTGGAAGAAGATTATAAAAGATGGAACGATTTTGATAAGGTTCCAAGGATGGCTCATCACAGTCCTATCGGAGTTATTGAACTCATGCCCATAGGGGATTCCAAAACCTATTCTTTTAAGTACGTAAATGGTCATCCGGAAAATCCTAAGCACAATTTTTTAACCGTTATGGCTATAGGAGTTTTAGCTGAAGTTTGTACAGGATTTCCCCTTCTTTTGAGCGAATTGACTTTAACAACGGCAGTCAGAACTGCCGCGACCTCGGTAATGGCTGCAAAGTATCTTGCAAAACCTAATCCGAAAAAAATGGCCCTTATAGGAAACGGATGTCAAAGTGAATTCCAGGCTCTAGGTTTTCATCATATTTTGGGAGTAGAAGAAATTTATTGCTATGATGTTGATCCTGCTGCAACCGATAAGCTCATGGACAATCTTAAAAATGTAAAAGGCTTAAAGCTCATTAAGTGTAAGAGCACACGGGAAGCCTGTAAGGGAGTAGATATTATCACGACGGTTACAGCCGATAAGAAGAATGCCATTATTATTACTCCCGATATGGTTGAGCCCGGTATGCACATAAACGGTGTAGGCGGGGACTGTCCGGGTAAAACCGAGCTTGACTCAAAGGTTCTATCTATGGGAGACGTTTATGTAGAATTTGAACCTCAAAGCCGAATTGAGGGTGAAATTCAGCACATGGACGAAAGCTTTAAGGTTACCGAAATTTGGAATGTAATCAAAACAGGTAAACCCATTAACCGCAAACCGGACGAAATTACCATTTTTGACTCTGTAGGTTTTGCCCTTGAAGACTTTTCAATTCTCCGTCTGATGTATGATATAGCTAAGGATGAAAATGTAGGCGTTCCTCAGGAGCTCGTTCCTGTTTTGGAAAATCCGAAAAATTTGTATGGTATGTTAAGATAATCTTCATTCCATTATAGTTTTTAACAAAGGGCTTAAGACCTTTATAAGGTTTAAGCCCTTTTCTTATCTAATTTGGTCTAAAACCATATTTTTTTCTGCCGATATACTGAATATGGATATCATAACTTATTCGGATGCGGTGCATCATAACAATAAATATAGGCAAGAAAAAAAAAGGAAACCGGCTTTTTCTCATGCAGAGACGGTTAGAATCTACTCTGCCGTTAATCCGCAAAAAATTTTATTCGGTTTATCCGAAAATGAGGTTAAGGCAAAGAAAGTTAAGCTTAGTTCTAGAGAAGAGTCTTTGATTGTCTTTGTTCTCTTAGCCATGCTTGCAGCAGGTCTTATCTTTTTTTATTTTCCGATTTTAAAATTGAATTGGGGCCTTTCATCGATAAGATCTATCTCATTTTGGGAAGAGCCTTCATCTGTAAATGCAATGCGTCAATATGCCATGCCTTCTTCCGATTTATCAAAGGGAGGGGGGGGGACTCATCAAGAAACTGCAGAAGACTCTTCTTTTTCCCCTGCGGATGTGCAGGATTTTATTAGTGCAGTCGATTTTGAAGAATATATGGTTTCAAAAGGGGATACGGTAAGCGGTATTATTCAAAAATTCGGCCTTAAAAATTTGGGAACCCTTCTTTCCGTAAACGGAATAAGCAGCGCAAAAAGGTTAAGGATAGGGCAAAAACTGATTATTCCTTCGATTGACGGACTTATTTATACGGCCGTAAAAGGCGATTCCTTAAGTTCTATTGCCGGTAAATTTAACCTGCCTATCAATGTAATCTTGGATGCAAATGATCTTGAAAATCAGACGGTAAGCATAGGTCAAAAGCTCTTTATTCCGGGTGCAACGATGAGTTCCTTTGAGCTTAAAAAGGCCTTGGGAGAGCTTTTTATTTATCCGATAACAGGAAGGCTTACTTCGCCGTTCGGCTATAGAAGAGATCCTTTTACCGGAAGAAAGAGTTTTCACACAGGTATCGATATTGCGGCTCCTACGGGCACACCTATTAAACTGACCCTTGACGGTAAGGTTTCTTATACAGGCTATTCTGCCGTTTATGGTAATTATGTCATTGTAACCCATTCGGGCGGCTATCAGTCAATGTACGGACATATGCATACGATAAAGGTAAGGCGGGGCCAAATTTTAAATCAGGGCGGAATTATCGGAACTGTAGGAAATACGGGAAGATCTACAGGTCCCCATGTTCATTTT
It encodes:
- a CDS encoding peptidoglycan DD-metalloendopeptidase family protein gives rise to the protein MDIITYSDAVHHNNKYRQEKKRKPAFSHAETVRIYSAVNPQKILFGLSENEVKAKKVKLSSREESLIVFVLLAMLAAGLIFFYFPILKLNWGLSSIRSISFWEEPSSVNAMRQYAMPSSDLSKGGGGTHQETAEDSSFSPADVQDFISAVDFEEYMVSKGDTVSGIIQKFGLKNLGTLLSVNGISSAKRLRIGQKLIIPSIDGLIYTAVKGDSLSSIAGKFNLPINVILDANDLENQTVSIGQKLFIPGATMSSFELKKALGELFIYPITGRLTSPFGYRRDPFTGRKSFHTGIDIAAPTGTPIKLTLDGKVSYTGYSAVYGNYVIVTHSGGYQSMYGHMHTIKVRRGQILNQGGIIGTVGNTGRSTGPHVHFSVYKNGKLINPLTVLR
- a CDS encoding peptide ABC transporter substrate-binding protein, which produces MKTIKIIFLAALVLLFFACGGNKNIGGPKVVTASLGAEPSILDAAKASDRYSFVVLDYINENLTDILTEDNGERKILPALAESWTHNDDYTEWTFKLREAYWSDGVKIRAEDFVYSIRRIINAESASPMAMYYDYIKNAQAILKGKLDYSEIGIKALDEKTLQIVTENPIKNLHEFAAKIPPQREDIINQFGLSYGSEAEKIICSGAFKVKSWVHNSKIELVKNEKFWNAERVKIDALTFKIINEENAGLGELLNGSIDIANAYSISWINKLKKENRFAEIHGVDSRVQYIFMNQKDKLFSNKKIRQALSASLERKEICTDLFDDIYKPAYGFVSIATELEGKNYRSLAGEPIQELIKKVPDPKAHFIEGLKELGLGDDPSKITISIMFPSHESSKFNEYLQNRLSSVLGVNVELDKIEGTVFKKRNKSLDYQVGFKSWGGGIDTPARYLDLFLPGNKIVPIGWENKEYVDLVQRAKKSSDFDEQLECFKKAEMILLTEECGIAPYANQTYNIFMQKKLKGVKQFYPGTYNLKYAFVEE
- a CDS encoding ornithine cyclodeaminase codes for the protein MLKTKYIDLPTMAKYLKSVGAETVIKRLVPYLEEDYKRWNDFDKVPRMAHHSPIGVIELMPIGDSKTYSFKYVNGHPENPKHNFLTVMAIGVLAEVCTGFPLLLSELTLTTAVRTAATSVMAAKYLAKPNPKKMALIGNGCQSEFQALGFHHILGVEEIYCYDVDPAATDKLMDNLKNVKGLKLIKCKSTREACKGVDIITTVTADKKNAIIITPDMVEPGMHINGVGGDCPGKTELDSKVLSMGDVYVEFEPQSRIEGEIQHMDESFKVTEIWNVIKTGKPINRKPDEITIFDSVGFALEDFSILRLMYDIAKDENVGVPQELVPVLENPKNLYGMLR